The genomic stretch TGCTGCGCGAGCTGCTCGACCAGGCGGCGGTACTTGGGCAGCATGCCCGCGTGGTGCACGCCGATCCCGAGCCGCAGCAGGCGCGAGAGGGTCTTGCCGAAGGCGGTGGTGAAGCGGAAGCCGCCGATCACCTCGGCGATGCGGTCGCGGTGCTCGCGGGTGGCGATGTTCGCGCTGGTCAGCGCCTGCGCGCGCTCGAGCGCCGCAGCCTGCGAGAAGTGCACAACATAAACAGGCGACTGGTTCGTCGCGAGCAGCTCCTCGATGGAGTCGTGGATCGGCGCGATCTCGTAGAAGTAGTGCAGCGGCACCGGACGCTCGACGCCGGTGACCCGGGCGGTCTCGCGGCCCGTGCGGCGGCTGAGGTCGGCGGCAAGCGCTGTCACATCGCCCAGGGTCGCCGACATCAGCACGAACTGCACCTGCGGGAGTGTCAGCAGCGGCACCTGCCAGGCCCAGCCGCGCGCCGGATCCGCGTAGAAGTGGAACTCGTCCATCACCACCTGGTCGACCGGGGTGTCCGCGCCATGCCGGAGCGCGAGGTTGGCGAGGATCTCGGCCGTGCAGCAGATGATCGGTGCGTCGGCGTTCACCGAGGAGTCACCGGTGACCATGCCCACGTTCGAGGCGCCGAAGACCTCGACCAGCGCGAAGAACTTCTCGGAGACGAGCGCCTTGATCGGCGCGGTGTAGAAGCTGCGGCGCCCGGAGGCGAGGGCCGCGGCGTGCGCGCCGATCGCGACCAGCGACTTCCCGGTGCCGGTGGGCGTCGAGAGGATCAGGTTCGAGCCGGAGGCGATCTCGAGCATCGACTCGTCCTGCGCGGGGTAGAGCGGCAGACCGCGGGACTCCGCCCACTCGGTGAAGGCCAGGTACACCTCGTCGTCGTCGATGCTCCCGTCCGCGTCAGGCGTCGGCATCCGTTCGAGCAGCGTCGAGGTCATCCCCCCATCCTCCCAGCCCGCACGCCGGACCCCGCCTCCGCCTGCTGAACCTTTCGCCCCGGTGATTCGTCACGGACAGTCGTCATTCCGCCCGTCTGACGACTCTCTGCGACGAACGAACGGTCACCGGCGCGCGGGGATCTCTCAGCGAGTGCGCGGCGCCGGCCCCGAACGCCGCCGTCGGCCTCCGAGCGCAGGACCACGCGGATCCACTCGGCGCTCGCGGCGTCCGGGCCGGTGGTGGGCTCGTCGATCGTCCTGGAGGACGGCACGTTCCTCACCACAGTCGGCACCGCGGAGGGACGCACCGGCATCGAGGTGCGCGATGCGTCCGGCGCCGTCCCGGCCACGAACGATCAGTGCCCCGGCGTCCACGGCGAGGGCACGGCCGAGAACGAGGTCGTCGTCCTCGGCTGCGAGGACGGCGCCCCCGCCTACGGCGGAGAGATCACCGAGCTCGACGCACCCGACCAGCCGTACGGCCGGATGGGCAACGCCTGGGTCAGCGAGACGAGCCCGATCGTCGTCGGCGATGACAAGGACGACCGATCTCGACCAGGTGGTGCGCGAGGTGACCGCGAAAGTGCGCAAGAAGTTCCCGAGCACTCCGAGGAGCAGATCGCGCCGCTGGTGCGCGAGGCGCGCGGCGAGTAGCCGGTCTCAGGCGAGCGCCCGCTCGATGCTTGCGCGCAGCGCCGGCGCCGGGCGCAGCGATCCCGCCGCCTCCGCGTTGAGGAGCGCTTGCGCGTCGACCGGGCTGTGCTCGCGGTACCACCGATCGACCGGGACGCCGCGCTCGGGCCGGCTGAACACCTCGACGGCATCGCCCGCCTCGACCGAGCCGCGGTGCACCACCCGCAGGTACGCGCCAGTGCGCCCCTCCTGGGCGAAACGTTTCACCCACTGCGGCTCCCCGAGCGTGCGCTGGAACGTCGCGCACGGCGTCCGGGGCATCGTCACCTCCAGCTCGACGGACGCGCCGATCCGCCAGTGCTCGCCGATCACGGCGCCGCTCACAGCCAACCCCTCGATCCGCAGGTTCTCGCCGAACCTTCCTGCGGCCATCGGCCGATCCAGACGTTCCGCCCACCAGAGCGCGTCCTCCTCGGAGTAGGCGTACAGCGCCTTGTCGAGACCGCCGTGGTGCGCGCGGTCGGCCTGGACATCGCCGTAGAGTCCTAGGTCGCGCACGCCGACCGGGCCATCGACCGGCCGCTTGTCGATCGCGGTCACGCCGACCGTGCCGGAATCGGGCAGGAGGCGGGCGACGCGGCACACGGCGAGCAGGTGGGGCATGCCGACAGGGTGCCAGCAGGAGGCGCGCCGTGTGTGCGGCGCGACAGGGCGTCGCCGAGGAGTGCGCCGCGGGCACGGGCGCGCGGACGGTTCGGCCGAGCAGGCGGTCGGGCTAGTGCCAGCGCCCGACCAGCCGCGTCAGCGCGCGGCGGCCCAGGAGGAACACGGCCAGGACCACAGCCGTCACGATCACGAAGCCCCACTGCACGCCCTGGCCCGAGGCAATCCGGAGCAGCATCCCGCCCGCCACGGTCACCGCCCAGACGACGAGTCCGGTCGGTGCGATCCGGTCCGGCGCCCGCCACGAGCGCGACACCGCCCAGCCCGCGAGGAGCGCGACGAGGAACGGCCAGAGCGTGCCGAGCAACCCCAGCAGCGCCGAGCCTTCGTCGTGGCTACTCCGCCCGATCAGCACGAACACCAGGACGAGCACCGTATCGAGTGCGAGCGCGAGCCCCACGCGGCGGGTCACGCTGACTCCGTCACGAAGTCGATCAGCTGCTCCACTCGGCCCAGCAGCGCGGGTTCCAGGTCCTGGAAGGTGCGCACGCGGCCGAGGATGCGCTGCCAGGCGCGTGCGATGTCCGCCTGCTCCTCGTGCGGCCAGCCGAGCGCCTCGCAGATGCCGTGCTTCCACTCGATGCCGCGCGGGATCTCGGGCCAGTGCTCGAGGCCGATCCGGGCGGGCTTCACCGCCTGCCAGACGTCGATGTAGGGGTGGCCCACGACGAGGACGTGGGCGCCGTGCGGGCCGGCGGCCACCCGATCGGCAATGCGCGACTCCTTTGACCCACGCACCAGATGGTCGACGAGCACGCCGATGCGACGCCCGGGCCCTGGCCGGAACTCGCGGACGAGCTCCTCGAGGTTGTCGACGCCCTCGATGTACTCGACGACGACCCCCTCGATCCGCAGGTCGTGGCCCCAGACTTTCTCGACCAGCTCGGCGTCGTGCCGTCCCTCCACATAGATGCGGCTGGGCAGTGCGACCCGCGCCTTCGCTTCGGCGATGTGGAAGGAGCCGGAGGCGGAGCGTGCGCGGCCGAGGTTGGCGTCGCGCTTGAGCCCGGGCGCCTTGAGCGACACAGGCTTCCCGTCCAGAAGGAACCCGGGACCGAGCGGAAACACGCGGACCTTGCCGAACCGGTCCTCCAGCCGCACCATCCGCAGCTCCACGCCGAGCACGGCACCGACGAAACCGGAGGCGACCTCCTCGACCACCAGATCGCGCTCGGCCTCGACGACCGCCACCTCGACCCTGCCCCGCGCCCGCCAGTCCCCCGCGAGCACGTCCTGCCCGTACCTGTCCTCGTCCATCGCACCGAGGGTAGCCGGAGGTGCGCTGGCCACCGGGCGGACACGGCGGCTGCGCCCCTGCGCTTTCCTCCGACACCGAGAGCAACTCGTGAGGGTTGCGCACTTTTACCGTCCTCGTTACTGTGACACGAACGTGACATTCCTTCTGACGCGAATGGCCTCGATCATCTCCGGCGGTCACCGGTATCGAGGGCTCCGGCCAGCGGTGGCAGCTTCGATCGTCGCGCTCCACGACCACAGTCAGCACCGAAGCAGAGGAACACGCATGGACCCGCTGACCAAACGGGCCCCAACACCGAGGTCTCGTACAGGAGCGGCAGCATCTTGAGCGGCAGTATCAGTTTCCGCCGCGTCACTCAGCGGTTCGGAGCGACGACCGTCTTTCAGGACGACAGCTTCGAGCTCAGTTCGGGGTTGACGTTTCTGGTCGGGCGCAATGGTGCGGGCAAGTCCACCCTTATCCGGCTGGCGACCGGCCTCCAGCGGCCCGACGCAGGTGAGATCCGCATCTTCTCGGATCGAACACGGTCGATCACCCAGGAGACCAAGCGCCGGTTCGGCCTTCAGCTCCAAAACGATGCCTTTCTGAAGAGCGTGCGTGTCCGCGAGTACGTCGACCTCTATCGGACGATGTACCTCACGCGCACGAGTGCACCGACAGTCGATCTCACCGAGGTGGCCGACCTGCTCGACATCGCGTCGATCGCGGGTGCGTACGCCGCGGCCCTGTCCGGCGGACAGAAAAAGCGCCTGTCGCTCTTCCTCGCGATCATCGGCAGAAAAGAACTGCTCATTCTCGACGAACCGACGGCCGGTATCGACATCGACGTCACGGACAGGATCATGCGAGTCATCCGCTTGCTTCAGCGCCAGAACATCGACCTGCTGGTGTCGTCTCACGACCTCAGTGAATTCTTCGAGATCGCAGACAACGTCCTCGTCGTCGACCACGGCATCCAGTTCGACGGCAGCAGAGCAGAGTTTCTAGCCACCTACGGGTATACGCATAAAGTCATCGTGCCGACCCGATCGCCGCAGGTTGGTCTCCCCTGGGTCCAGCACGAGGACGGCATCAGCTACTTCGCCTTCTCCGGCGAGGAGCTTAGGGAGTTTTTCCCCGACCAGCCTCTCGTTGCCACCACCGCTAAGGACCTCTATCAGCTAGCGACGCGCGCCGATGACAGGAGGATGACATGACGTCCTTCGCCGTGGTCGCGGCATGCGTGCGTATAGAAATCCTGCGATTCTGGCGCGAGCCGATCGCCCTCTTCTTCACGTTGATCTTTCCGATCGTGCTGATCGTGATCTTCGGTGGTTCGTTCGGGTCCCACCAGGATCCGAGCACGGGAACCAGCTACTACAACTCCCTGGTGGCGATAGATGCAACCTTCCTGATCGGAAACTTCACGCTGATGGGCGTCACGAACGACCTCGCCAACCAGAAGGAGGCCGGCATCACCGACGCCTCGTCTCTGTTCCCGCTCAAGGCCTGGCAACGCTTCGTCATCGAGTCCTCCGCCTACCTGTTGATCGTCTTCGCGGCGGTCTCACTGGTCACGGTCTACGTCTTCGTCACGTACAGAGACGTTGAGTTCCGAGGCAATATCGGGCATTTCGCTCTCGTGTTGGCGGTGGCCTACTTCGCCTTCGTCTCGATCGCCAAGCTGATCGCCTCGCTCGCTTTCAGCGCACGAACGCTTCAGCTGATCGGCTCCACGGTCTTTTTCGTCCTGCTGTTCACGTCCGGCGTGGTTATTCCGCGAGAGTCATTGCCGGATGCGGTCTCCTGGTTCACGACGATCTCGCCCATGTACCTGACGTACACCAGTTTGGAGGGGATCTGGAACAACACGATCGACTGGGGCGTCCACCTGCTGCAGATGGCCGAGCTGGTGGCGATCGTCGTGGTCTTCACCCTCCTGGCTCGGCTTCGGTCAAGAGTTCGGGGATAGCCCGGCCGGCGGAACGAGGCCGTGGTGATATCGGTCGTGCGTCCGCTCGTCAGATCACTTCTGCCGACCCCGAGCCCGGACCTGATCGACATGAGAGGAAACAAGGACAGTGAACTATCAGGAGCGTCGCAGGCGCGCTTTTCGAAATCTACGCATTTACCTCCTCGGCGTCTGTGCCTTTGTGGGGCTCAATATCGTAGCAATCATGATAATTCCGGACTACTCGTTCCCCCAGAACTTCTTCGCAATCTGGCCGATCGTCGGGTGGGGCGTTCCGACGCTTTGGCGCATCGTCGAACTGCGACGGTACAAAGTCGGCGCATCGGATGCGTGAGAACTGACCTGCCGACAAGCGCTCCTGACGATGAAGTCGACGCTGCGCTCGGACGTCCGAACTCCGCACCGCGCTCGCCCGAAGCCGACCGCTCCCCGCGAGTGTGACCCGCGGAGCCTGCCACCCCGCGACAGGTGGGTAGGCTGACCGGACAGCATGTGCTCCGGGGTCGGTGAGAATTCCGAACCGGCGGTGACAGTCCGCGAGCCGTAGCCCCTCCCGAGGGGCGGCGGTTGACCTGGTGGAACTCCAGGACCGACGGTGAAAGTCCGGAGGAGAGGCAGCACAAGCGTCGCGCATCATTGCGCGATGCGCAGCGACGGTGCCCGCGCACCGTCGATCGAGACCCCGGAGTTCCGCGACGAACGGAAGACCGGGAATGACGATCGACTACGAGCACGCGATGCGCCGAGCGCTGGCGCTCGCCGAGCGCGGGCCCTCCCGCGGACCCAACCCGCGCGTGGGCTGCGTGATCCTCGCGCCCGACGGCACCGCGCTGGGCGAGGGCTGGCATCGTGGCGCCGGTACCGCGCACGCCGAGGTCGACGCGCTCTCGCATGTCGCGCCGGGCGCCGCCTCCGGAGCCACGGCCGTCGTCTCGCTCGAGCCCTGCGACCACACCGGGCGCACCGGCCCGTGCAGCGGCGCCCTGATCGAGGCCGGCGTCTCGCGCGTCGTCTACGCCGTCACCGACCCGGGCAAGCGCTCGGCGGGCGGCGGGCGCACCCTCCGCGCGGCCGGCGTCGAGGTGATCGAGGGCGTGCTCGCCGAGGAGGGCGAGCAATTCCTACACCCGTGGCTCACCGCGACCCGCCGCCACCGCCCCTTCGTCACGCTCAAGTGGGCCTCGACGCTCGATGGTCGCACCGCGGCCGTCGATGGCAGCAGCCGCTGGATCACCGGAGCCGCGGCCCGCCAACGCGTGCACGAGCAGCGCGCCGCGCACGACGCGATCCTGGTCGGCACCGGCACCATCCTCGCCGACGACCCCGCACTCACCGCCCGCGGCGACGGAGGCGAACTACTCGCTCACCAGCCGGTGCCCGTCGTCGTCGGCACCCGATCCGTCCCTCCCGACGCCCAACTACACGCGCACCCCCGAGCCGCGATGTTCGAGCGCACTCACGACCTCGTCGCCGTCCTCGGGCGCCTCTACTCCGCCGAGATCCGCTGCGTCTACGTCGAGGGCGGGCCGACCCTCGCCTCCGCCCTCGTCGCCGCCGGGCTGGTCGATGAGTACCTCGTCTTCCTCGCGCCCGCCCTGCTCGGCGGGCCCCGCCTCGCGCTCGGCGACCTCGGCGTGACGAGCATCGGCGACGCTCGACGCCTCTCCCTCCGCTCGGTCGAGGTCCTCGGCGACGACCTGCTCGTGACCGCCCGCCCCGACGCCCTCCCCGCGGGCGGTGCCGGGGCCCCGGCCCGCCGCCCCCACGCCCTGCAGATGGAGACGCACTGATGTTCACCGGAATCATCGAGGAGAGGGGCATCGTGACGGCCGTGGAGTCCGGCACCGACGCCGTCCGCCTCAGCATCCGCGGCCCGCTGGCCGTCGAGGGCGTGCGACGCGGCGACTCGATCGCGGTCTCGGGTGTTTGCCTCACCGTCGTCGAGCACACCGACGAGGGCTTCACCGCCGATGTGATGGCGCAGACCCTGCGGATGTCAACCCTGGACGGCGTGAGCGTGGGCGACCCGGTGAACCTCGAGCGCGCTGCGCTGGTCGGCGACCGGCTCGGCGGGCACATCGTCCAGGGCCACATCGACGGCACCGCGACGCTGCTCAGGATCACCCCGGGCGAGGCCTGGCGGGTACTGCGCTTCTCGCTGCCGGCGGGGCTCGCTGCGCTGGTGGTCGACAAGGGCTCGATCGCGGTCGACGGCGTCTCGCTGACCGTCTCAGCGATTAGCCCGGCCGCCCAGAAGGAGCAGTGGTTCGAGGTCTCGCTGATCCCCGAGACGCTCGCCGTGACCACCCTGGGTGCGCGCGCGATCGGCGAGCAGGTCAACATCGAGACCGACATCCTGGCCCGACACGTCGAGCGGATGCTCGCGCTGCGCGAGGTCGCCGAGGCACGCTCGTGAGCCTCGCGACGATCCCCGAGGCTGTTGCCGCCCTGCGCGCCGGACGGCCGATCATCGTCGCCGACGACGAGGGCCGCGAGAACGAGGGCGACGTCATCGTCTCGGCCCAGCTGGCCAGCCAGGAGACGATCGCCTGGATGGTCCGCCACTCCTCCGGATTCATCTGCGCGCCGATGACCAACGAGATCGCCGACCGCCTCGCGCTGCCGCTGATGGTGGTCGAGAACGAGGACCCGCGCGGCACCGCGTACACGCTCTCGGTCGACGCAGCCGACCGCCTTTCGACCGGGATCAGCGCCTCCGACCGCGCGCACACCCTCCGGGTGCTGGCCGACCCGGAGGCGACTCCCGACCGGCTGCACCGACCCGGGCACGTCCTGCCGTTGCGTGCCGTCGAGGGCGGCGTGCGCGAACGTGACGGGCACACCGAGGCGGCGGTCGACCTGATGAAGCTGGCCGATCTGTACCCCGTCGGCGCGATCTCCGAGATCGTCGCGGAGGACGGCGAGATGATGCGGCTGCCCGGGCTGATCGCCCTCGGCGAGCGCGAGGGTGTACCGGTGACGACGGTCGCGGCCCTCATCGCCTACCTGCAGGAGTTCCACTGCGACACCGAGGTGCCCGTGGCGGTCTCGGTGCCGGAGAGCCCTCGGGTGAGCTTCGAGGTCGAGACCACGGTGCCGACCAGCCACGGCCCGTTCCGGATCCGCGCCTACCGCGATCGGCAGACCGGAGCCGACCACGTCGCGATCCTCGCCGGTGGCCACTCCGCGGGGCGACCCACCCTGGTGCGCGTGCACTCCGAGTGCCTGACCGGCGAAGCGTTCGGCTCGCTGAAGTGCGAGTGCGGGCCGCAGCTCGACTCCGCTCTCGACACGATCCAGCGCGACGGAGGCGTCGTCGTCTACCTCCGCGGCCACGAGGGCCGGGGCATCGGCCTGATCAACAAA from Rathayibacter rathayi encodes the following:
- a CDS encoding MOSC domain-containing protein; amino-acid sequence: MPHLLAVCRVARLLPDSGTVGVTAIDKRPVDGPVGVRDLGLYGDVQADRAHHGGLDKALYAYSEEDALWWAERLDRPMAAGRFGENLRIEGLAVSGAVIGEHWRIGASVELEVTMPRTPCATFQRTLGEPQWVKRFAQEGRTGAYLRVVHRGSVEAGDAVEVFSRPERGVPVDRWYREHSPVDAQALLNAEAAGSLRPAPALRASIERALA
- a CDS encoding DUF3054 domain-containing protein encodes the protein MTRRVGLALALDTVLVLVFVLIGRSSHDEGSALLGLLGTLWPFLVALLAGWAVSRSWRAPDRIAPTGLVVWAVTVAGGMLLRIASGQGVQWGFVIVTAVVLAVFLLGRRALTRLVGRWH
- a CDS encoding DUF3097 domain-containing protein gives rise to the protein MDEDRYGQDVLAGDWRARGRVEVAVVEAERDLVVEEVASGFVGAVLGVELRMVRLEDRFGKVRVFPLGPGFLLDGKPVSLKAPGLKRDANLGRARSASGSFHIAEAKARVALPSRIYVEGRHDAELVEKVWGHDLRIEGVVVEYIEGVDNLEELVREFRPGPGRRIGVLVDHLVRGSKESRIADRVAAGPHGAHVLVVGHPYIDVWQAVKPARIGLEHWPEIPRGIEWKHGICEALGWPHEEQADIARAWQRILGRVRTFQDLEPALLGRVEQLIDFVTESA
- a CDS encoding ATP-binding cassette domain-containing protein, with the protein product MSGSISFRRVTQRFGATTVFQDDSFELSSGLTFLVGRNGAGKSTLIRLATGLQRPDAGEIRIFSDRTRSITQETKRRFGLQLQNDAFLKSVRVREYVDLYRTMYLTRTSAPTVDLTEVADLLDIASIAGAYAAALSGGQKKRLSLFLAIIGRKELLILDEPTAGIDIDVTDRIMRVIRLLQRQNIDLLVSSHDLSEFFEIADNVLVVDHGIQFDGSRAEFLATYGYTHKVIVPTRSPQVGLPWVQHEDGISYFAFSGEELREFFPDQPLVATTAKDLYQLATRADDRRMT
- a CDS encoding ABC transporter permease; translation: MTSFAVVAACVRIEILRFWREPIALFFTLIFPIVLIVIFGGSFGSHQDPSTGTSYYNSLVAIDATFLIGNFTLMGVTNDLANQKEAGITDASSLFPLKAWQRFVIESSAYLLIVFAAVSLVTVYVFVTYRDVEFRGNIGHFALVLAVAYFAFVSIAKLIASLAFSARTLQLIGSTVFFVLLFTSGVVIPRESLPDAVSWFTTISPMYLTYTSLEGIWNNTIDWGVHLLQMAELVAIVVVFTLLARLRSRVRG
- the ribD gene encoding bifunctional diaminohydroxyphosphoribosylaminopyrimidine deaminase/5-amino-6-(5-phosphoribosylamino)uracil reductase RibD, which produces MTIDYEHAMRRALALAERGPSRGPNPRVGCVILAPDGTALGEGWHRGAGTAHAEVDALSHVAPGAASGATAVVSLEPCDHTGRTGPCSGALIEAGVSRVVYAVTDPGKRSAGGGRTLRAAGVEVIEGVLAEEGEQFLHPWLTATRRHRPFVTLKWASTLDGRTAAVDGSSRWITGAAARQRVHEQRAAHDAILVGTGTILADDPALTARGDGGELLAHQPVPVVVGTRSVPPDAQLHAHPRAAMFERTHDLVAVLGRLYSAEIRCVYVEGGPTLASALVAAGLVDEYLVFLAPALLGGPRLALGDLGVTSIGDARRLSLRSVEVLGDDLLVTARPDALPAGGAGAPARRPHALQMETH
- a CDS encoding riboflavin synthase, producing the protein MFTGIIEERGIVTAVESGTDAVRLSIRGPLAVEGVRRGDSIAVSGVCLTVVEHTDEGFTADVMAQTLRMSTLDGVSVGDPVNLERAALVGDRLGGHIVQGHIDGTATLLRITPGEAWRVLRFSLPAGLAALVVDKGSIAVDGVSLTVSAISPAAQKEQWFEVSLIPETLAVTTLGARAIGEQVNIETDILARHVERMLALREVAEARS
- the ribA gene encoding GTP cyclohydrolase II yields the protein MSLATIPEAVAALRAGRPIIVADDEGRENEGDVIVSAQLASQETIAWMVRHSSGFICAPMTNEIADRLALPLMVVENEDPRGTAYTLSVDAADRLSTGISASDRAHTLRVLADPEATPDRLHRPGHVLPLRAVEGGVRERDGHTEAAVDLMKLADLYPVGAISEIVAEDGEMMRLPGLIALGEREGVPVTTVAALIAYLQEFHCDTEVPVAVSVPESPRVSFEVETTVPTSHGPFRIRAYRDRQTGADHVAILAGGHSAGRPTLVRVHSECLTGEAFGSLKCECGPQLDSALDTIQRDGGVVVYLRGHEGRGIGLINKLRAYRLQEDGLDTLEANLALGLPADARDYGAAVGILEDLGLREVRLLTNNPEKVRQLTDRGIVVAERVPLVVGIGAFNEGYLETKRDRMGHALDSVLDPHPLDAGLPGLALDAGLPGATMKE